The sequence below is a genomic window from Ferroacidibacillus organovorans.
TTGACGCGAAGATTCGATTTTCCTTTCGGACACTGATCCATCAAAGTGTATCGTGATAAGATGCAATGCCGAGAACGGCGTTATTTTTGGATCAACTTTTTCCTTGCGCAATCGTACAACAGAGCCGATTTTTGCCATGACTGATTCAGGCCAGTTCCATACAATACCCTCGTAACTTGCCGGGTCCCATCGAGACATCCGTAAAAACCTTACTGCAAAGCCCCTCGTTTTGGCGTTCTCACACGAGGGGCCTAGACGAAAAAGGCGTCGGGTCCTTCTCAAATTCCCGGAATAGTTCTAGCGCCGTCTTATCCACGTTGGTAGGGACGCGCGGATTCGGATACAACTCGTTATCGTCTGCCTCAGCAGTGGCCGTGATGCCGACATGCTCCGCCTCGTACATAAACACTGGGTAATCAAATCGTTCCTTGAGCAAAGTTCTAGCTTCAAGCCTAATACGCTCATTCATCGTCTTCTGATAAGTGGTCAAATTCTTTTGTGCAGTTTTCCGCGCCACTGCGTCGCGGGACTTCTTCGCCGCTGATATGGCAGCCTCTAAACGCACGCACGCCGCCGTGATTTCGTCAGCGTACTTTGACTCCGTCTCGATTTGTACTGCTACTTTCTTGGCGTTGAAATCCGCCCGCTCCTGCTCATCAAACTTTCGCAAAAACAGAAGGGATGCCTTTACGGATGCCCCGCTGGACATGAATGTTTCTTGCGGCAGACTCACCACGGCGAGAATCTTCGCGCGATCCTCCACGAACTCTCGAACATAGGCCAAAGAGGGATTATTGAAGATGCCCTCCGGCAACACGATGCCAAGCCGACCACCCGGTTTCAAAAGATCAAGGCAGCGCTCGATGAAAAGAATTTCGGTCTTAACCTTGGAAACTTTTCCACTGTTCTTCTTCGGCAACTGAAACAGGGTCGCGATTGGTTGCCCTTTAACTGCATTTACTTTCCGTCGGGCTAACTTGTACGGCTCCCCATACCGTTCCTCATAGAGGCGCTCCACATCGGGAGATATGTGAATGTCCCCGTCAAGCACTACGTCAGTAGGCTCTACGCTAGCTCCAAACGGAGGGTTGGTCAAGATGATATCGAATCGTTCCTCAAAGATGCCATTGACGTTTAGAAACCCATTGTGATGGTGTACGCCCCCATGACCGTCTCCGTGCATAATCATGTTCATCTTGGACGTGCGGGCCATCCGATCATTCGCGTCCGTTCCATAAATACATCGATTCGACAGCTTCCACATGCGCGAACCCTCTATGGATGGATCAAGTGATTGCTGAATTTCCGAATACCTTTCAGACAGGAGATGCGCTCGATCCGCCTCCGTCAGACTAATATCCGCTTCCGTCGCCTCTCTGTACGTCTGATACTCGCGGTCAGCATCCGCCATGATCTGCTGGCGAACCATCTCGAAAAAGCGAATGAGGAAACCACCCGACCCGCTGGCTGGGTCACAAACGATATCGCCTTCTCTGGGGTTCAACATGCGCACCATGAATTCCACAATAGGACGAGGGGTAAAGAACTGACCAATTTCCCCCGGAACGTTCGACCTAAGAAACGTTCAAACGCAATGCCTTTAATGTCCTCGGACGTATCCGAGAGGTTATATCGCTCCAGTTCCTTCACAATAGCAATAACGGTTGCATACTTCAGATTAATTTTCTCATCATTCTGGAAGATAAAGTCAGCTCGATACTCCGCTTTTGTTTCCCGAAACAGGGTATCCACCGGATCACCATA
It includes:
- a CDS encoding HsdM family class I SAM-dependent methyltransferase, with the translated sequence MLNPREGDIVCDPASGSGGFLIRFFEMVRQQIMADADREYQTYREATEADISLTEADRAHLLSERYSEIQQSLDPSIEGSRMWKLSNRCIYGTDANDRMARTSKMNMIMHGDGHGGVHHHNGFLNVNGIFEERFDIILTNPPFGASVEPTDVVLDGDIHISPDVERLYEERYGEPYKLARRKVNAVKGQPIATLFQLPKKNSGKVSKVKTEILFIERCLDLLKPGGRLGIVLPEGIFNNPSLAYVREFVEDRAKILAVVSLPQETFMSSGASVKASLLFLRKFDEQERADFNAKKVAVQIETESKYADEITAACVRLEAAISAAKKSRDAVARKTAQKNLTTYQKTMNERIRLEARTLLKERFDYPVFMYEAEHVGITATAEADDNELYPNPRVPTNVDKTALELFREFEKDPTPFSSRPLV